Proteins found in one uncultured Desulfuromonas sp. genomic segment:
- a CDS encoding N-acetylmuramoyl-L-alanine amidase: MSQAGVLQDYRDARYAYQQLLRAPQKQQYRHHWDKVFTQLQHFVDQHPDHEKAPGAYYLLGQSHEKLYEISRVKKDARAAVDYYQSLAQRYPSSSLADDALFFSARLQCEVLGADDAARNDCQVILQRYPSGDMHKRARELLATLPPSTISAPVTAQPQATVTAGPHVVSAIRHWQDTDHTRVVLDLDGIPVYRVNTLPPSQKDNASARLYIDLFQTNRIPALPSNQTIGGTLVKSIRIGETEKRTRIVFDLAQLTRYKVITLAGPPRIVIDLANHAGATLKEDVPQLETSADAVQRDSGSDQISQVLQRVPADETPQIHLPDVAAKTHGKLRIVVDAGHGGKDPGAIGPGKLYEKDVVLKLAKTLAQRLESSFHCEVLLTRDRDIYIPLLERTAYANEVDADLFISIHANASVNKKAYGIETFYLNFSKTDKAMAVAARENGMSLQEVGDLELILFDMMANSKINESSRLAAEIQSSLVGQLSRKYSNVKDLGVRQGPFHVLLGATMPSVLVEVAFISHSREAKRLNSRTYRERSAEAIVHGVRRYLQSQNLLAKRASDS, from the coding sequence GTGAGCCAAGCCGGTGTGTTACAGGATTATCGTGATGCGCGCTATGCGTATCAGCAGTTGCTCAGGGCACCGCAGAAGCAGCAGTATCGCCACCATTGGGATAAGGTCTTTACCCAGCTCCAACACTTTGTTGATCAGCATCCCGACCACGAAAAAGCTCCCGGAGCGTATTATCTGCTGGGCCAATCCCACGAAAAGCTTTATGAAATTTCCCGAGTGAAAAAAGATGCTCGCGCTGCAGTGGATTATTACCAGAGTCTGGCCCAACGCTATCCTTCAAGCTCTCTGGCGGACGATGCACTGTTTTTCAGTGCTCGTCTGCAATGTGAAGTGCTGGGTGCCGATGACGCAGCACGCAACGATTGCCAGGTGATCCTGCAACGTTATCCTTCAGGAGATATGCACAAGAGAGCCAGGGAGCTGCTGGCCACATTGCCACCGTCCACGATATCTGCTCCAGTCACAGCGCAGCCTCAAGCAACGGTTACGGCAGGACCTCATGTGGTTTCCGCGATTCGCCATTGGCAGGACACTGATCATACTCGTGTGGTTCTCGACCTTGACGGTATCCCGGTTTATCGTGTCAATACTCTGCCTCCGAGTCAAAAAGACAACGCTTCTGCACGGTTATATATCGACCTTTTTCAAACCAATCGCATCCCGGCACTGCCGTCCAACCAAACAATTGGTGGGACCTTGGTAAAAAGTATTCGCATTGGCGAAACGGAAAAACGCACGCGCATCGTTTTCGACCTGGCCCAGCTGACCCGTTACAAAGTGATTACTCTTGCCGGGCCGCCACGCATTGTAATCGATTTGGCGAACCATGCCGGAGCAACGTTGAAAGAGGATGTGCCGCAACTTGAAACTTCGGCTGATGCGGTTCAGAGAGACTCGGGTTCCGATCAGATTTCCCAGGTTTTGCAGCGGGTGCCTGCGGATGAAACCCCACAAATTCATCTGCCGGATGTGGCGGCTAAAACACATGGCAAACTGCGGATTGTGGTGGATGCCGGTCATGGCGGCAAAGACCCCGGTGCGATTGGACCGGGCAAACTGTATGAAAAGGATGTCGTGCTGAAACTGGCCAAAACGCTTGCGCAACGGCTTGAATCATCCTTTCATTGCGAGGTGTTGTTAACTCGTGATCGGGATATCTATATCCCGCTTCTGGAACGGACTGCGTATGCCAATGAAGTCGATGCGGATCTGTTCATCTCTATCCATGCCAATGCCAGCGTCAACAAAAAGGCCTATGGCATCGAAACGTTTTATCTGAATTTTTCTAAGACCGATAAGGCCATGGCGGTTGCCGCCCGGGAAAACGGGATGAGTTTACAAGAGGTCGGAGACCTTGAGCTGATCCTGTTCGACATGATGGCCAACTCAAAAATTAATGAATCAAGCCGTTTAGCCGCAGAGATACAGTCGTCTCTGGTGGGACAGTTGAGCCGAAAATACTCAAATGTTAAAGACCTTGGCGTGCGTCAGGGACCGTTCCATGTGCTACTGGGGGCAACGATGCCTTCGGTTCTGGTTGAAGTGGCATTCATTAGTCATTCACGTGAAGCCAAGCGATTGAACAGCAGAACCTACCGTGAGCGGTCGGCCGAAGCCATCGTTCATGGGGTGCGTCGCTACCTGCAATCACAGAATCTCCTTGCGAAACGAGCCAGTGACTCATGA
- the mutS gene encoding DNA mismatch repair protein MutS: MATPTPMMRQYLEIKSQYPDAILFFRLGDFYEMFLDDAVTAARILDITLTSRNKNSDDEVPLCGVPYHSAQPYIAKLVASGHKVAVCEQVEDPKSVKGIVKREVVRVVTPGMVLESDMLTPDENNYLMVLARCSRSFGVAVVDISTGEFRVTSVESPADLGREIDGNQPREIVLCECDEEVLRDDLAGHFQDRMVNVLPEWVFESAEAQQRLHRFFQCDSLDAFGCQHLPAAICAAGAALYYVEETQKNTAEHIRTLKTYHVQDFMVLDEATRRNLELTATLIDGKRHGSLLGALDRTVTAMGGRKLRQWINQPLIDCRAIVQRHELVNELVDAPLLRDELAQCLDDVYDLERLSARISMASANAKDLVALRHSLEQLPTILSQASELQSTMGTALSVAIDPLDDVLQLISATIAENPPFVLREGGLIRDGYHEELDELRLISREGKSWIIGLEKKEREQTGINTLKVRFNKVFGYYIDVPKTQISKVPESYERKQTLANSERYFTPELKEYEDKVLGAEERLVALEYDLFQQIRLQVAAQGARIQQTADALAQLDVMVCFATVAHERNYVQPVMDQGTRLMIEEGRHPVIESMNLGERFIPNDVQLDTETDQLLIITGPNMAGKSTFMRQVALITLMAQVGSLVPAKSAHIGVVDRIFTRVGASDNLARGQSTFMVEMSETANILNHATPRSLIILDEIGRGTSTFDGVSIAWAVAEYLHDNDQVAAKTLFATHYHELTDLALTRDRIANFNIAVREWNDQIVFLRKIVAGGASHSYGIQVARLAGLPDAVIGRAKEVLANLEGGEFSTQGEPRLARSRQQPQQIKSPQMSLFNADDDPVRKQLQKVDVNTLSPLEALNLLDELKKLL; encoded by the coding sequence ATGGCTACACCCACGCCAATGATGCGCCAATATCTCGAAATCAAAAGTCAATATCCTGATGCGATCCTGTTTTTCCGCCTCGGTGACTTTTATGAAATGTTTCTGGATGATGCCGTCACAGCTGCGCGGATTCTCGATATCACCCTGACTTCGCGTAACAAAAACTCCGACGATGAAGTACCGCTGTGTGGCGTGCCGTACCACAGTGCTCAACCCTATATTGCCAAGTTGGTTGCCAGTGGCCATAAAGTTGCGGTTTGCGAACAGGTGGAAGATCCGAAATCGGTGAAAGGAATTGTCAAGCGGGAAGTCGTGCGGGTGGTGACACCGGGAATGGTTCTCGAAAGCGACATGTTGACCCCGGATGAGAACAATTACCTTATGGTTCTGGCGCGCTGTTCTCGTTCTTTTGGTGTTGCCGTCGTCGATATTTCAACGGGAGAATTTCGCGTTACCTCGGTTGAGTCGCCAGCGGATCTCGGCCGTGAGATCGACGGCAATCAGCCGCGTGAGATTGTGTTGTGCGAGTGCGATGAAGAGGTGTTGCGTGACGATTTGGCTGGGCATTTTCAGGACAGAATGGTTAATGTGCTGCCGGAATGGGTTTTTGAAAGCGCCGAAGCACAGCAACGGCTTCACCGCTTTTTCCAGTGTGACAGCCTTGATGCCTTTGGCTGCCAACACCTGCCGGCCGCGATCTGTGCCGCCGGCGCAGCGCTGTATTATGTCGAAGAAACCCAGAAAAACACCGCAGAGCATATTCGCACCCTTAAAACCTATCATGTTCAGGATTTCATGGTGCTGGACGAAGCCACTCGGCGCAATCTAGAGCTGACGGCGACACTTATCGATGGTAAGCGCCATGGCTCGCTGTTGGGTGCATTGGATCGCACCGTGACTGCCATGGGTGGGCGTAAATTGCGGCAATGGATCAACCAGCCGCTTATTGATTGTCGGGCCATTGTTCAACGCCATGAGTTGGTCAACGAGCTGGTCGACGCACCGCTGTTGCGCGATGAGCTCGCTCAATGCCTTGATGATGTCTATGATCTTGAACGGCTCAGCGCGCGAATTTCCATGGCCAGTGCTAACGCTAAAGACCTCGTCGCTCTGCGTCATTCGCTGGAACAGTTGCCGACCATTCTTTCCCAGGCCTCCGAACTGCAGTCAACTATGGGGACGGCCTTGTCCGTCGCAATTGATCCACTTGACGATGTCTTGCAGCTGATCTCTGCGACCATTGCTGAAAATCCGCCGTTCGTGTTGCGTGAAGGTGGCTTGATTCGTGATGGTTACCATGAGGAGCTTGATGAATTACGCCTGATCAGCCGTGAAGGTAAGAGCTGGATTATTGGTCTGGAAAAAAAAGAGCGTGAACAGACCGGTATCAACACCCTGAAGGTTCGTTTCAACAAAGTGTTTGGCTACTACATTGATGTGCCGAAAACCCAGATCAGCAAAGTTCCGGAGTCGTATGAACGCAAACAGACTCTGGCCAATTCAGAGCGCTATTTTACGCCTGAGCTCAAAGAGTACGAAGATAAAGTTCTTGGCGCTGAAGAGCGTCTGGTTGCCCTTGAGTACGACTTGTTCCAACAAATTCGTCTCCAGGTTGCCGCCCAAGGGGCGCGGATACAGCAAACCGCCGATGCGTTGGCCCAGCTTGATGTGATGGTGTGTTTTGCCACCGTGGCGCATGAACGCAACTATGTGCAGCCGGTGATGGATCAGGGAACCCGCCTGATGATCGAGGAGGGGCGCCATCCAGTGATTGAAAGTATGAATCTGGGGGAGCGTTTCATCCCTAATGATGTGCAACTTGATACTGAAACTGATCAATTATTAATCATCACCGGACCGAACATGGCCGGTAAATCAACGTTTATGCGGCAAGTGGCGCTGATCACCCTGATGGCTCAGGTCGGCAGTCTGGTGCCGGCAAAATCCGCGCATATTGGTGTCGTTGACCGCATCTTTACCCGTGTTGGCGCTAGTGACAATCTGGCACGCGGTCAGTCCACCTTTATGGTGGAGATGAGCGAGACCGCCAATATCCTCAACCATGCCACACCACGCAGTCTGATTATTCTCGATGAGATCGGTCGCGGCACGTCAACCTTTGATGGTGTCAGTATTGCCTGGGCGGTGGCCGAATATTTGCATGACAACGATCAGGTTGCTGCTAAAACATTATTTGCCACGCACTATCATGAGTTGACCGACCTGGCATTAACACGGGATCGGATTGCCAATTTCAATATTGCGGTTCGCGAATGGAATGACCAGATCGTTTTTTTGCGTAAAATTGTTGCTGGTGGCGCCAGCCATTCTTACGGCATCCAGGTGGCACGTCTGGCCGGCCTGCCTGACGCCGTTATCGGTCGGGCCAAGGAGGTTCTGGCGAATCTCGAAGGTGGTGAATTCTCCACTCAGGGGGAGCCGCGTCTGGCGCGGAGTCGGCAACAACCGCAACAGATCAAGAGCCCGCAGATGTCGTTGTTCAATGCAGATGATGATCCGGTGCGCAAGCAATTGCAGAAAGTGGATGTAAATACACTCAGCCCACTTGAAGCGTTAAACCTGCTTGATGAACTTAAAAAACTGCTTTAG
- the lepB gene encoding signal peptidase I, whose amino-acid sequence MTKSPEFKEEIKQKKPWYREYGEALLVAAILALIIRTFVVQAFKIPSGSMEDTLLIGDHLLVCKFIYGTDIPFTDKVVLPLTDPQRGDVIVFEFPGDLEKPWLERRDFIKRIVGTPGDTVEVRNKRVYVNGEVYDLPQEVHKDSSLILPGTRVSPEDRRDFMPKLVVPPGQYFVMGDNRDRSFDSRFWGFVDRDLIKGKAFIKYWSWDGEEHWPRFNRIGRLID is encoded by the coding sequence ATGACTAAATCACCTGAATTTAAAGAGGAAATCAAGCAGAAAAAACCCTGGTACCGTGAGTACGGTGAAGCTCTGCTCGTTGCAGCGATCCTTGCTTTGATCATCCGGACGTTTGTTGTTCAGGCGTTTAAAATCCCCTCCGGGTCCATGGAAGACACGCTGTTGATCGGCGATCACCTGCTGGTCTGCAAGTTTATTTACGGCACAGACATTCCTTTCACCGACAAGGTGGTTCTTCCGCTGACGGACCCACAGCGCGGCGATGTGATCGTATTTGAATTTCCCGGTGATTTAGAGAAGCCGTGGCTGGAACGGCGTGATTTCATCAAGCGCATTGTCGGTACCCCCGGCGATACCGTTGAAGTGCGTAACAAGCGTGTTTATGTCAACGGTGAGGTGTACGATCTTCCCCAGGAGGTGCATAAGGACTCGTCGTTGATTCTTCCCGGTACCCGCGTTTCTCCCGAGGATCGTCGTGATTTTATGCCTAAACTTGTGGTGCCTCCCGGCCAGTATTTTGTTATGGGGGATAATCGCGATCGATCGTTTGACAGCCGCTTTTGGGGCTTTGTCGATCGTGACCTGATTAAAGGCAAGGCATTTATCAAATATTGGTCGTGGGACGGTGAAGAACACTGGCCCCGATTCAACCGTATCGGTCGCCTGATTGATTAA
- the lepA gene encoding translation elongation factor 4, translating to MNQKNIRNFSIIAHIDHGKSTLADRLLEDTGTVSDREKTDQFLDKMDLERERGITIKAQAVCLKYRADNGEDYTLNLIDTPGHVDFTYEVSRSLTACEGALLVVDASQGVEAQTLANVYLALDEDLEIFPVLNKVDLPGADPERVKEEIEDIIGLDTSDAIVASAKEGIGIHDILERIVQQVPAPQGDVDAPLKALIFDSWYDSYQGVVVMVRIIDGEIKKGDKIYLMASKGSYEVLKVGVFSPGAVAQNSLKAGEVGFVVAGVKVVQDAKVGDTITHFHKRADSALPGFQEVKPMVFSGLYPIDTSEYDLLRDALEKLQLNDGSISYEPENSVALGFGFRCGFLGLLHMEIIQERLEREFNIDLITTAPTVVYQVTTVKNELIHVDSANKLPEVQYIDRIEEPFILASIHVPNEFVGAILALCEEKRGVQREIKYLTETRVMIVYELPLNEIVMDFYDRLKSISRGYASLDYEPLDYRPSKLVRMNVMINGDTVDALSLIVHHDKAQARGRELVSKMKEFIPRQQYVVAIQAAVGGKIIARETVKALRKDVTAKCYGGDISRKRKLLEKQKEGKKRMKQVGSVELPQEAFLAILKVKE from the coding sequence ATGAACCAGAAAAATATTCGCAATTTTTCCATCATTGCCCATATTGACCACGGCAAATCAACGCTGGCAGACCGTCTTCTTGAGGACACCGGCACCGTCAGTGATCGGGAAAAAACCGACCAGTTTCTCGACAAGATGGACTTGGAGCGTGAGCGGGGGATTACCATCAAGGCTCAGGCGGTTTGCCTGAAATATCGTGCTGACAATGGTGAGGACTATACCCTCAATCTGATCGACACGCCGGGGCATGTCGACTTCACCTATGAAGTGAGCCGTTCCCTGACGGCCTGTGAAGGTGCGCTGCTGGTGGTCGATGCCTCACAGGGCGTTGAAGCCCAGACCCTGGCGAATGTTTATCTTGCTCTGGATGAAGATCTGGAAATCTTTCCTGTTTTGAATAAGGTTGATCTGCCTGGAGCTGATCCGGAACGGGTAAAAGAAGAGATTGAAGATATTATCGGTCTTGATACCAGTGATGCCATCGTTGCCAGCGCTAAAGAGGGCATTGGTATCCATGACATTCTTGAACGAATCGTTCAGCAGGTCCCTGCGCCACAAGGGGATGTTGATGCACCGTTGAAGGCGCTGATTTTTGATTCCTGGTATGACTCGTATCAGGGGGTTGTCGTCATGGTGCGAATTATCGACGGCGAGATCAAGAAAGGCGATAAAATATATCTGATGGCCAGCAAGGGCAGTTACGAAGTGCTCAAAGTCGGCGTATTTTCTCCGGGGGCCGTTGCTCAAAACTCCCTTAAAGCCGGTGAGGTTGGATTTGTGGTCGCCGGGGTCAAGGTTGTTCAAGACGCTAAGGTTGGTGATACCATCACCCATTTTCACAAGCGAGCCGATAGCGCTCTGCCTGGGTTTCAGGAAGTTAAACCGATGGTGTTCTCTGGGCTTTATCCCATCGACACCAGTGAATACGACTTGTTACGTGATGCTCTGGAAAAACTTCAGCTCAACGACGGCTCCATCAGTTATGAGCCGGAGAATTCCGTGGCATTGGGCTTTGGATTCCGTTGCGGCTTTCTCGGTCTTCTGCACATGGAGATCATCCAGGAACGTCTGGAGCGTGAGTTCAATATTGACCTGATCACCACAGCGCCGACGGTTGTTTATCAGGTGACAACGGTTAAAAATGAATTAATCCATGTTGACAGTGCCAACAAGCTGCCTGAGGTGCAGTATATTGACAGGATCGAAGAACCTTTCATTCTGGCGTCGATTCATGTGCCGAACGAGTTTGTCGGTGCGATTCTGGCTCTGTGTGAAGAGAAACGCGGCGTTCAGCGCGAGATCAAATATTTGACCGAAACCCGGGTGATGATCGTTTATGAGCTGCCACTCAACGAGATTGTCATGGATTTTTACGACCGGCTCAAGTCAATCAGTCGCGGCTATGCGTCGCTGGATTACGAACCGCTCGATTACCGCCCCAGTAAGCTGGTGCGCATGAATGTGATGATCAATGGTGACACTGTGGACGCACTGTCGCTGATTGTCCATCATGACAAAGCTCAGGCGCGCGGACGAGAACTGGTTTCTAAAATGAAAGAATTCATTCCGCGTCAACAGTACGTTGTCGCCATCCAGGCGGCGGTTGGTGGTAAAATTATTGCCCGCGAAACGGTTAAGGCGTTGCGTAAAGATGTGACAGCCAAATGCTATGGTGGTGACATCTCTCGTAAACGTAAATTGCTCGAAAAGCAAAAAGAGGGTAAAAAGCGTATGAAGCAGGTCGGCAGTGTTGAATTGCCGCAGGAAGCCTTTTTGGCCATACTTAAAGTAAAAGAATAG
- a CDS encoding protein-export chaperone SecB, translated as MDPIADFTFLDFRIRRLNFSLNEKFNGKQSSTKVQTEFKIRHERNKNRMRVYMTITFSEEKAPFHIEIEGMALFDLNRTFEETELELLTNNYCSAAMFPYLREAIADITRRAGFPPLHIPQVDFSRVFSKKSAESAIHTLH; from the coding sequence ATGGACCCTATAGCTGATTTTACATTTCTCGATTTTCGTATTCGTCGCCTCAATTTTTCTCTCAATGAAAAATTCAACGGCAAACAATCGTCAACCAAAGTTCAGACGGAATTCAAAATTCGTCATGAGCGCAATAAAAATCGCATGCGCGTCTATATGACCATCACCTTCTCAGAAGAGAAGGCACCCTTTCACATTGAAATTGAAGGAATGGCTCTGTTCGACCTCAATCGTACATTTGAAGAGACAGAACTCGAACTGCTGACCAACAACTACTGTTCCGCCGCGATGTTTCCCTATCTGCGTGAAGCCATTGCCGACATCACCCGCCGTGCCGGGTTTCCGCCACTCCACATCCCTCAGGTTGATTTCAGCCGGGTTTTCAGTAAAAAATCGGCTGAAAGTGCGATTCATACCCTGCATTAA